Genomic segment of Ailuropoda melanoleuca isolate Jingjing chromosome 1, ASM200744v2, whole genome shotgun sequence:
GCTGTCTGCTTTAGAAAGTTTAGGGGCAGAGGCAGGTCAGGTAGGCTGAGGCTCTACAAGGGACCTTGgctctgtttttttctccccatctttttCTCCCAACGCTTCCCCTCTCTGGTGGAAGGCAGTGTGTCATGGACGGTTAGTTGCACGGGCTTGTGAATCAGATAGACATACACTCGaattcctgctctgccacttactgactGTGTGTGACCTGGGCCAAATTTCTTGACCTCCCttagcctgtttcctcatcttgaaAACTGAGTTTATCTTCTTAAGGTTATGCTAAAGTTTTAATGATTTGATGTAAAGGAAGGATACACAATATTTGCTATCCTTCCTCCtcataaatatattaatactGGCGCtgtctatgtttttatttttagaactctCATTTTGACatggaattttattaattttaacccACTGTCCTactggttttctgtttattttgcatGGAAAAGCCTAGGAATCATGTACTTTTACTTCTTCAGGTATGTAACAGTCTCAGTCCCCAGTTCTGCTTGCCCCATAAACCTCTTGAGCTAGATGGCATGAGGTGCAAGAACTAGTAGGCACACAGAATTTTTCCACTAGAATTACAATATAAATACTGTTCTAGGCAATAGAATTTTTTAAGTGCTGGCATTTAAAGCATTCAGGAGTAGCAGGTAACTAAATCGCTGGGtgtatatatttccttcttaCACACTAGAGGGTTAGAGGAGTAAAGATGGGGCAAAGCAGCCTCGGATTCTTCATAAAGTTCTTGTGCACTTTAAATTTTATCAGCATTGCAGTGGGCATCTGTCACACCTATGCACTAACAGCTCTTAGCAGTAAATTTATTGAAGTTCAGGGTGATAACACTTCATAAATTATCCATAAATTATATCTGGATTCTCTAGTCAATGAGAAATAGCTTCTGTAGGTAAAAAGGGAAGGAGTGAGAATATTCAAGTTCCTTCTAAATGCAATTTTGAATGACATCAGGACATTATTTCTATTATGTCTTTCATTTCAGTCATTGGAGTGGTCCTGTTCGGGTTCTGCTCTAGGCCTTTACGAAGACTGTCCATGTGATGTCTTTGGACAGAACTCTGCCTGGTGCCTTCAGTTCTGAGGTCCTCTGGCAGTCTAGGGGAGTCTCTCCCACCCTTACAAGTAAAGGAACAAACACAGGAGCGGGTGGtgggctccttgagggcaggagctGTCTTCTTCATTGTCATCAATCTAGAGACTGGGAGGTGACTGGCACTTTGTAGACACCAAAGACTTAATGGGTTTAGGGTCTGAAAGTATTGGGTTTCTGTGAAGCAGGAGATGAAGGTTCCTGGGTAGGAAAACCTTGTCATGTTATGAAAAGCATGTCTAAGGCATGTTATGAACCATATGGTTTAAAGTGATACTACAGTGGGAGCCGCCATTCCTTTTTCCCTTAACATCCTCATCCTGAATTACTCTGGAGTTGAGTCTTCGAGAACATGGGAATGGAGCCAGAGTGCCTTCTTAGTGAGAGCTACAACACAGGGGTAGCAAGGTTTGAAAGGAAGCCCAGGTCCCAATGTGGGACCATGTCTCCCTCAGGGTGAGGAATTTCCCTCACCAATTGCAGCCAGATTCAACAGAGAGGTTGAAGCATGGGCCGCGCCTTTACAATTCAGCAGAGCGTGAACAAAAGGAATGACCGAAAGGGTACGGGCCCACAACAGTACAAGGTCAGCCTGATGGTTTAATTAGAGGCTTGAAGGAAGAGAGACTGGCTATTCTGCAAGACAGTTTACTGGCTGAGATTCCAAGGACCCCGGCAAGTTGACAATTATGAgatctgttcatttttccttcactgtggTGAATCATGCCTCTGATgacaattttgtgtgtgtgtgtgtgtagagtcATGTTTTATCAGCTTCTTTCTGAATTATTGCTTGTCACTCGGGCACCTCCCAACCACTTGAAGACTGCCAGGATGAAGTCAGATTTTAGCTGGGTGGGGGGTAGAACATTCTGTTTAGGAAGAAGCAGTTGGTTACACCTGCTCCTCAGGGAGGTCCTGGCTCCAGGAGTCTTCTTCCTACCCCACACCAGAGAACACAGCAGTCGTTCTGAGCAGGCCCTGGCCAGTGGCACAATGGCCTGGCAGCTAAGGGTGGGCACAGGGAGTatgctctcctctccttctgcaaGACAGGATCTTGAGGAAGGCTTTACGGAACTCGACATTGAAGGTAGTATAGATCACGGGGTTGAGGGCGCTGTTCACGTAGCCCAGCCACGTGGTGGCGCTGTAAAGCTCTGGGGACACGTGGCAGGCTCCGCAGTGGGTATTGAGAACGTGGGTCAAAAAGAAGGGCAGCCAGCAGACAATGAATGCCCCTGGGttgcaaaggaagagagaaactggaTAAGGGGTTTGCTTACTCCTTTTGTTGTAACATGAAAATGACTCACGGTTGTTTGCTTTGTGCCAGCCACCATGCTGGAATTTTATAGACCCATTTAATTTTTACAccaaccctatgaagtagatgTGATTAgccactttttttccctttttctttttttttggatgagaaaaTTACATGCTTATATCTTTGATTCATCTCAGGCCTTTGTTCCTAAATCAATTTTCTAGTTTGACATTTAGGTAGCTCTTTACTAGTCTTTTCTACTTCTCAATTcagttcaaatatttatttagtgtctaGCTGTGCAAGACATGATCCTAGGCACCATTGGGAAGAAGACCTTAAAGACATGACTGGCAGTTCCTCCTGTTGAGATTACATCCAGGTGTTCTCATAAAGTCCATGAGATACGAGAACGCGAGGTTTGCCAGTGGCAGTGAACAGGAGGAATTGCCTTCACTAACTCTATATGCTCTCTAtgacttatctatttttttctttatttaaataaattttctctttttctactatAAAAACTAACCCTGACTTTGCACATTATGGAAAACTTGGTAAATgcaagaaagtagaaagaagaaaaataaccacCCACCACTCAAAGACAATCACTTTTGACATCTTGGtgaattaattttcatgtttttctttctctgtatttgaaATAATCTAGATGTTATCACACCATATGACAGCAGTTTTTTGCAtccttattttttcacttaatattttagaataagtaAGCCTTTATTACATATCCaatatgtgccagacacttttatttaattattatcttatttattatttgatttatcCATTATACTTTCACTTGATAGACAACAAACACAATGGATGAACGCAATTCAATTAGGTCACTTGtccaattttatatttcataatttcagcCCAGGTCTTTTGAATTTTCACCAGAGTTAACATGGATATGCAAACCCTTCTCAACTGAATcgcaaacatttataaatatcacaGTTATTAGATTTCCATTTCTGACAAATGAGGTTCCTTAGTACCTTCTGCCAGCTGCACCAAACTCAACCTAACCCAACCAAATTCAACCCAACTCAACCCAACTCAACATGACCCAAACTCACCAAGCACAATGGCCAGCATCTGGGTTGCCTTCTTCTCCCGAAGTGGCACTCCACGAGGCTGCAAGGGCCCCAGCTTTAGAGACGTTGACAACCTGCCGTTACTGAGTTTTTGAACCTCTAAGCTGAGCTTGGGTGCCATGGTGGGGCTGAGGGAGTTCCGAGTCCTCCCCTCCCTTTTCAACTCTCCTCCAGCTTCTTGGAAGCCTGGTTGCCCCAGTGCAGTATCTTGGCAGATGCTGTAGTAGCGTTTCAGCTCCACGTGTGCCTGGCTAGGGGAGAGTGGCTGCAGGTGGGACAAGAGAGGGTCCTGACATTTCTGGGGATACTGTTTATCTTCCGAATGCTCCTGAAAAGGAAAGAGCATGCAAAGAAGTTCGAGGAAATCATCATTTTGTGAAACCTACCGAGGGCACATCTGAGAGTAAGGGGATCATGAAAAGTTAAGGTACGTGAaatctgcttctgtcttcacaaCTAAAAAACACCTACCAGATATAGAACAGTTGAGAATCATGGTAATCCCTTCAGGAGGGTAGTATAGGATTATAGCCTGGCCTTTTAGAGTTAGAATGAGCTGGATATAGAGAGGAACACGTGAGATGATTCtactaaaatataaatcacaaaatCTGGAATGTGGGAAACTCTGTAAGACAAATGACTCAGTTTTTTCCAACAAATAgattgcaacaacaacaacaatcccATTTACCAGCTGCAAAGTATGGGTCTTATTTGAATTTTGATTCATATAACCAACTATGAAAAACTTACAAGACAATTGGGATAATGTGAACATTGATTGGATATGTAATGATATTAGGGAGTTATTTATTTGCTTAGGGTGATGTATTGTGATTATACATTTTATGAAGAGTCTTCCTTAGAGAGACTCACAGAATTATTTTTGCTGAAATGTTATGATGTTTGGGATTTGCTTCATAAGAATCCAGTAGGCATGGATGAGGGTAGGTGGGAGTgcagatgaaatgaaataagattggCCACGAGTTAATTGCTGAACCTGGCTCATGGCTACTGAAGGATTtgttatatttgtctttctacttttttatttttgaaattttccataataaaaagtaaaagaaagaaaggaaaggaaaggaaaggaaaggaaaggaaaggaaaggaaaggaaaggaaaggaaaggaaaggaaagaaaggaaaggaaagggaaagaaaacccaGGATTTCCACCTCAACTTTCCTACTTATTAGATGGATCCTTGGACAAGTTAATTAAATATCTTTgagcctcatttgtaaaacagaagtTGGGAAAAGAAGAAGTTGGGAAAAATAGGTTTAGGATGAGTGGACCCTGTGAGTATGTCGACGTTTCTGGTATTTGGTGGGGATGTGTGGGTACTCAACATCTGGACTTCTTTCCGTGTTTGAAGAATCAGACACTGTGTCAATCTTGAGTAGCAGGCAGGACCCCTTAGCTCCTATTACTGAAGTCATAAAAGCCATATGTTCACTCTCTGTACATCCCCACCAGTCATCTAGAGCTCTGGCATATAAACCAAGCCTCACCAATTGGAGATTTGCACCTAAGACCTTGAATTGGAGCTGGTGAAGCAGGGACACTTCAGAATTTGTCTAGCAGTGATGGTAGGTCTTCCAACCAGATTCTTCCTTAGGCATGAACAACTTCATCTGAAGTTATTCTCCAGCCTTCTGACTGAGTCTGAGCTACTTGGTACCCTTCTAGTAAATTCCTTTGCCTATATGTTAGCGTCAACAACCAAGAATGCTCACTTACTCTCTCCTTAGTTCCAGGAATCACAGTGCTAGTGCACGCTGCACACTCAGAAACactgttgaatgaatcaatgcaATGGGCCTTTTAAAATgatatggtattttttaaaaaccatatgcTCTACAGAGGTATTTATTGGGATTCTagtataatataatttaaaatttttttgtttttcattttgatggggttttaaaataattaatgtaagCATATTGTGTTTTACATGAATGGCCATTTATAACCAAGTTTATGATTGTGCTGGCATCTAGTAATCTTCTAAAAGTGCTGATATTTAACTTCAAATGCATTCTTTTGGAAACTAAGGGACTGGGGACAAATTCTTGACTGTGCTTATGAAATCTCAGGTTTAAGAACATTGATATAGTATAACttgtctctattttacagatgtggaaattcaatcctaaagaagaaaattgatcCTTCCCAGATTATACATTGGTGAGTGTATTTTTCAGCTCTCTGCAAACCGTCATCACTACCTCCATGACTGGCATGAAGAAACACTGGATTCTTTTGGGTCTGGCTGCAGAGCCCTCCAGTCCCAGATGGTAGGACAGAACCTATTTCTCCAAACTCCTGGCTATGCCAGTCTCTTGCTTCTCTATTCTCTCTTTAGTAGTctccacttttttccttttggcctCTGCTATTGACAACTCGAAAATTCTtgcctattaaaaaaattatttacagtaaGAATCTCTAACTGCTATAGTGGGCCTGTGTAAAAAGTGGTTATTTAGCTATACAGAGATTAGAAAAAGCTCAGACCTTCatgagttcttaaaattttattcctaACATTTACTTGGAGTTCAGGGAGAAGAATATTGATCTTCTAACACTTCCATTCTGCACTCAGCTTGCTTGGGGATGCAGGGCTGGCTTGAATTGAAAGGACAAGGATAAGGGTGACCATGAaattttttgggttttccttCATATATAGTGGGAAATAGGACACTTGAAAGTCTCACATTAGCCTCTATTCTCTGCTTTTCTTGGCTCTCCCATGTGTGTTCCATTGACACCATGTTCCCTCTAGGCAAGTGATTAGGGATGGCATACTCACACCATGTCCAAGAGTCACTGGCTCCAGTCGTTGGGATCTAGCTCAATAGTGATATGCTTTCTGCATATCATTTGGTGATTCCTATTCTGAAGCTCAAATCAGGATCTCACATTTGTTATATACAACAGATACAAGTAAGGGATTGGGGCCATTGCGTTTCGGGGTAGAAGTGGAAGCAAGTCAAGTCAGAGTGTCTTATAATCAAAGACATGGCTTACTTACCATTTGCCCCGTGGCATCTGAAGGAAATCTGTCCCTTATTGAAAACTGCCGAATGGGGTGCAGCCTCAGACAGGAAGACTAGGGTGGGTTGAAGGAGAAACAGTGGTAGGTTAAGGTCTACATGGAGGAACCATACAGATGCCAATGTTTTGAATATCCTCAATGTTTGTTCATAACCTCAGCTTCAGTTCCTTACCTCCTGTTTCATGGGAACCAATATTCTTGTTCTACCCAAACCGTGGGACTTCAAATTTGAGAGACTGACTCTCACTCAGGTCATTATAAATTAATCTAGCCATCCAAACTAGACCTGCCTTCAAGATCAAATTCAGTTCTTACTCTGTCCGTGAAGCCCTTTCCTGAGCATATTGACCTCTTCTCTTATAACCTCTATGGCACTTCTATTTCGGTGCTTAATTGTCTTCATCTTATTTCACAAACATCCTGGGGCTGTGAGTTAACTTTAGGTAGAGGGGTGCTTTATCTGCCTGTCTAGATTCTCAACGCCATGAAGGCAGAGGCTGTATAATACTCCTGCTGTCCCTTCCCTAGCAGATTGCAagcatgtgccagacactgggatGAGCAGACTTTCCAACCCAAGCAAAGGGAAGATCGGTGCTGAGGCAGCTCTCCTTCTCAGAGCCTCGAAAGGCCCAAGAACATGCATCATCAGCATTCCATTTCATAAGCTGGTCAGCACTTTGAGACAGGGGCAGATCTAGTAAGGAAAAGAGCTTTCCATGGACCCCAGTGATTCTTGGAATAAGTGGTCTCCTAAAAAGCTAATCCTGGGGACCTATCAGCAGTGCATGGTATAGCTGCCACCCTAAAACTGCAAATCCGGTGTGACATTTGTTCCATTGGCCCTTTGGGGCCAATGAAAAACTTTGCTGGAAAGCAGAAGAAGTCCAGAAACTATCCTATCAACTTGCCAAGCAATATGAGCTCTAGGGAAGACTCACGATGCACCTTTTGGATTTGATTTCCTACTCTGAAGCATAGCCACTATGAGCAGATTAGAAGGTGGGCGTGAGATGTGTGTGTCCAGTGTGGCAGCATGAGCAAAAGCAGGTGCTCTGGACACAAGGCTGGGAAGCTCCAGGGTTGGGCActgttttccctctgcccccccgaGGTGCTTACTTGTTGAGGGAAGCCGGGTCTGACACTGATGCACTGACTGTTCTGTCGAGTGAGGATCCGTTTCCGTCTCCTCTGTCTCAACACCACGTAGATCCTGGCATAGACGAGGACAGTCACACCAAAGGGCAGGTAGAAGGACACCACTGAAGAGTAGATGACAAAGTCAGGGTTGGAGATGGAGCAGACAGTGGGGTCTCCtgtgaatgagagaaaaagagaaagccaagCAGGACACATCAGTGGGGAGCACACAATATGGCCCCACACCATGTGTGGTGTCTCCACCATTTAATCCACATGGAGCTTCAGGAAGCAAGAGTTCTGggcccccctccccgctccttGTGTCTCAGTCCACATGCTGTCTCATTGGTGGAGGCTTCTACCAGCTCCTCAGGCAGGAGTGACTCTTgctttccctgtgcccctccacccTTGCCTTGCCTCCTCAGTGTTGCTAGCACACACGGCTGATTGTTAAGTTGTGGGGATGCAGGATTTTATGTTGTCAGTGTCAGTACCCTGAGGGGAGGAGGTCCAATTCATCCTTGTGTTGCTCACAtttcccttaaaaagaaaattacccaGTGATTACATGCCAGACGCTGCTCTACACTGGGCTGCAAACATGTCTGCCCTTGAAGGGCTCAGTCTAGACAGACAGGCGATCTTCCTGAATGCTGCGTTAAGTGTCACAGAGGAATGTGGCCTGGAGGCTGGAGAAGTGTCAGAGTTAAAAGGCCAGAGGCTCCTGGGAGTGAGGCAGCCCCCACAAAAGGGCCTGCTGGTGTGGAGGTATTAAAGGGTTGTTGAAGGCAAAGAGAGGAAGGCTTCTTTGTTGAGAATGCTGGGTCTCCAGTTTGAATCTGAGGTGCAGGGCAGGTGGTGGTGGCTGAATGCAGGCAATTCTGTTTTTTAGGGAATCTCAGGACTGGACAGGGTAGGATGGGGAGAGGGCTGTTAAGGATACTGCCACTGTGGACAATGTGAAATGAGGAGCACCTTTGTCCCTGCTCTATGACCTGAAATGCTCCTCTCGCTACACTTTAGAGAGTCCCTGTGGTTTTGCCTTTTTTGCTAGCAGATGTTGAAATTCCTCCCTTCCCAGAATAGGGCCTGTAACCTGCCTCatctggaagaaaaaagggaagaaagctgATATCTTCCAGATGGTGTGCCAAGGACTTTATACACATCATCTTACCTAATCATTGTGGCAATGTTATACGGCACGGGAGCCATTACTGACTGTATTCTCAAGTGAGcagactaaggctcagagaggttcagtaagtGGCCCAGCAACCCATAGGTTGAAAGAGGCAGAGCCTGGATATGTTTCTCCAGTTACTGTGACCTTACAACCAATGTTCTTTCTGTGATTTTGACTCGCCTCCCTCTACCACTTTGACTAACCCCCCTCTACCACTGGGAATGGCAAATTTACACTTTGCCCAGCGCTGTCAGCAACGGCTGTTGGCACACCCAACCAATCTTCATAAAGGGCAGGGGATTCTCAACAACCCCAAATCTGGCCTCAGGAGATACAGCCACAGGTGTGAGCTAGCGGGGAGAGGGCGGCAGCCAGCCATATGGGCCCCTCACTGTAGGTAGACAGAAGCCAGGCCTGGGGTGTGAGACCCAGGTCTGCCATTTACTACCTGTGTGAACCTGGGCACATTCAAGCCTCAGCTTCATTATCtgaaaagaaggataaaaataagGCCCTGTGTAGTGGTTGTGAGACTAAATGGGGATAAGTGGTAGCTTTATTATCACTATTTATTCTTTactattattacttattatataCCTCCTCTGAGCTGTTTGAACTTAAAAGGCACGGTATCATTTGGAATGGAAACCTGTAGAGACTTATAAAGAACTGTatctgtgggggagggagaggagcaacagctaataattaaaaagaaaaaaaagcgtACTCAGTTCTCAGCAAGGCATTTTAATGATAGCACTGACACGAGGGTCTTTAGGAGCCGCTCCCAAAGTTTTTGATTGTCTTGGGAGGAGGGTAAAATTCAGGTAAAATTAATGTCTTCTCACCAAGTCTGTGCCAGCATCCTTTAAGAGATGGCTTATAAAACTTCGAGCAGTGGTCACCAGGTGGGCATTCTCTGGTGTTCTGGGGAAGATGGGGTTGGAGGTAGGCTAGGGTGGCAGCTGCTGGTCTTTCTGCATCTATAAGGAGTCATGCAGGCAGTGATCAGCCCTCTTCCTGAAATCAGCTCCCCTGTTGTCAGCATCTGACCACGATTTAGATGCCTCCTGTGAGGAGCTGTCTGACCACGATTTAGATGCCTCCTGTGAGGAGCTGTCTGACCACGTTTTGCTGGTGAGAAGGGGGCCAGGACGGTGGCAGGGAGAGATACCCACTGTTCATCTGGTTACCACTGCTGGTGTGCGAGGTACGCCCCCGTCTTCCTCCGGATACACCTTCTGCCCTTCTCTACTCTCCTCTGGGTCCTGGGAAGCTGACCTCTAGATCTTATATATTaactccaacttttttttttcaagtttttatttaaattccagttagttaaggTCCAGTGTagtattagcttcaggtgtagaGTTTAGTGACTCATCACGGACACACGACACTGAcatacgacacccagtgctcatcgcaacaaGGGCGCTCCTTCATACCCAAAGGTATTAACTCCTACTTTTAAAAAGCCAGGAGCAGAAGTGGGTATAATATGCTTCTATTTATGCAAAAAGTAGCTAcacccacacgtgcacacatacttGTTTCAAGCATTATCTCTAAGATTATCAGTGTTTGCTTCCAGGGACGGTCACGGGGCAGCTCACGATCTACGGTAGAAGGGAGACCTGTATTTATGTGTGTCTAGGTAACCCCTTATACCTTATGTTTTACgggaaagtatttatttttccattaaatggAAAGCATACACTCAAGAAAGAGCGAAGAGAGAACACAGAGCTATTCCAGAATTGCTGGCCACGAAGGCCCTCTGTGTACCATCACTGAGCCTGCGCAGTcgtccctgccttcctctcttaTCCGAGTAAACTGCTGCCCATCCTTAGATTGAGCTCTGTGGCCCCTCCCACAATTTCTCTAGGCCGCGAAGTCCTGCGAGGACTGTCAGCGGGTAAAGTGGCACTGGAGGCTGGTGGCCAGTGAGTGAGGCCCTGTCCTGGATCCCACTGGGCTTGGTCTGGGTATGTGTCCCATTGGTGGGGCAGGAGTTCCAGAAGCTTCTCTCTGCTGAGTCCCAGATGAGGTGGTGAGGGCAGcgagccccccctcccccgccaggaGATGGGCTGCCTTGTCTTGATTATTTAACCAAAACAGTACCGTGCTATTACCGCAGTAGTTATCGGATGAATACAAGAATGACGAATACTTGAGTGAAGTGGACAAATGAGCATTTTACATAAGCACATAAGCAGTCACTGGCTGGAAGATAATGGGGGGAAACCAGGGGTTTATGCCTCATTCTCTGATATCGAGGATGTTTACCCCAACTAATTTCaacacttaaggaagaaaagatggtAAGAAGAACTcgtccatttattcattcaacaaaagttTATGGAGCACTTAGTCTGTTCCAGGCACCATGCTGGGTGACAAAAACACTAAATAGCTCCACAAAGGGGTGGAAGAGGCTTTTGTGGGCTAGCCTGGGAACTTGAGTCCCACAGTGATGTGAAGGGTAAGGCCAAAAGCAGGTTGACTTGACAGGTTCATGAACTAAAACTCATGGAAGGATTTATCTTCCCCTTGGTGCGAAGACAGGAGAGCCTGATGCATCCGGATTTAGGATGAGCCTGTTATTCTTTTAACGATGTGTTTCTCAACCAGGCTTCCACCAGCTCCGGTGTTCTGAAAGCCAGGTGAGGGATTCTGTTGCTCACATCTAGATAGTAcccctccatttccttatttcaaaggaa
This window contains:
- the DRD3 gene encoding D(3) dopamine receptor; the protein is MAPLSPLSGQINSTCGAENSTGASRARPHAYYALSYCTLILAIVFGNGLVCVAVLKERALQTTTNYLVVSLAVADLLVATLVMPWVVYLEVTGGVWNFSRVCCDVFVTLDVMMCTASILNLCAISIDRYTAVVMPVHYQHGTGQSSCRRVALMITAVWVLAFAVSCPLLFGFNTTGDPTVCSISNPDFVIYSSVVSFYLPFGVTVLVYARIYVVLRQRRRKRILTRQNSQCISVRPGFPQQSSCLRLHPIRQFSIRDRFPSDATGQMEHSEDKQYPQKCQDPLLSHLQPLSPSQAHVELKRYYSICQDTALGQPGFQEAGGELKREGRTRNSLSPTMAPKLSLEVQKLSNGRLSTSLKLGPLQPRGVPLREKKATQMLAIVLGAFIVCWLPFFLTHVLNTHCGACHVSPELYSATTWLGYVNSALNPVIYTTFNVEFRKAFLKILSCRRRGEHTPCAHP